In Primulina eburnea isolate SZY01 chromosome 3, ASM2296580v1, whole genome shotgun sequence, one DNA window encodes the following:
- the LOC140827171 gene encoding uncharacterized protein, with protein MGFQMLKRMATPAEETILQASKAGDLLMESFNLLLAGGQMARAAFEKMGALQKSTEAWAASAKALHDDALSHLAHIKDLHAEAILGQGTTINCLQAQLEEARAEIISLKAQLEKTETRAEKLDLDARAALDDFRLATERAGELEAIHVAREADLAAQVTLEEGWRASFLASAEFQQILTNKAFPYFKAGFNKCKGKVKKAGLLPPEKKSLLDLARAVSSLPDNGAEIPEEEESEVDEDSEPEPAA; from the exons ATGGGCTTCCAAATGTTGAAGCGGATGGCAACTCCTGCCGAGGAGACCATCCTTCAGGCTTCGAAAGCAGGAGATCTCCTGATGGAGAGTTTCAATCTCCTACTGGCT GGCGGGCAGATGGCTAGAGCTGCCTTCGAGAAGATGGGTGCCTTGCAAAAGAGCACAGAGGCCTGGGCCGCCTCCGCCAAAGCTCTCCATGACGATGCCCTGTCACACCTGGCTCATATTAAAGATCTCCATGCGGAGGCCATCCTTGGCCAGGGAACCACAATAAATTGCTTGCAGGCCCAACTCGAGGAGGCCCGGGCAGAGATCATTTCGTTGAAGGCTCAACTGGAGAAGACAGAAACCCGGGCCGAGAAGCTAGATTTAGATGCCCGGGCTGCCCTGGATGATTTTCGGCTGGCCACCGAGAGAGCAGGCGAGCTGGAGGCTATTCACGTGGCCCGGGAGGCGGATCTTGCAGCTCAGGTCACCCTGGAGGAGGGGTGGCGGGCTTCTTTCCTTGCTTCTGCAGAATTCCAGCAGATACTGACAAATAAAGCCTTTCCTTATTTCAAGGCGGGTTTTAACAAATGCAAAGGGAAGGTGAAAAAAGCCGGCCTTCTACCTCCGGAGAAGAAAAGCCTGCTGGACTTGGCCCGGGCCGTCAGCTCCTTGCCGGATAATGGTGCTGAGATCCCAGAGGAAGAAGAGTCCGAGGTAGACGAGGACTCAGAGCCGGAGCCTGCCGCTTAG